One segment of Erigeron canadensis isolate Cc75 chromosome 2, C_canadensis_v1, whole genome shotgun sequence DNA contains the following:
- the LOC122588307 gene encoding pectinesterase-like: MENWSSSSPSSSPSSSSVTPINKKSPSSSTSWSIHVVITVALILIISPLLFSKSHHHHHSSVSIQEPHSFIKNTCTNITLYPSLCLHTFSSSSSSILDLQEDSDNTSTRLVLLLHFSINKTINSVTRSRSRLINSSAFSSNSNSWVDNCIELLDQTLYELQESIKRLLSIYPPPYAAIKNLLSAAMTNENTCIEGFSSSSYRYSSHDHQQQKQSSTGGHRLGLRYLQKSLTPIMRMISNSLAIVNYIEQQQQRHISTTRLLLSNGNVGIGLNNHVPSWMSYADHRRLMQIPRPRPTVVVAMDGSGNFTTITAAVSAAPNRTTPGNRFVILIKAGIYNENLVIPRNKVNIMLVGQGMNSTILTGSRNFVDGYTTFTSATLTVIGNNFMARDLTIINTSGPEKRQAVAVRVTSDAAFYHCQFISNQDTLYAHSLSQLYRECAIHGTVDFIFGNAAAIFHRCLILVRKPILGQRNVITAQGRLDPNQNTGISLEYCTIMASPEFSIADRANFSTFLGRPWRNYSRTIVMRSYLGDIIDPQGWCAWDKYSNLNTIDYIEYMNFGPGADTKKRVQWAGYHSNSSRDVDKFSIQSFLPEANEWLRSTNLPLCSGLYAKDCKTGGNSAEVE, translated from the exons ATGGAGAACTGGTCATCTTCTTcgccatcatcatcaccatcatcttcTTCTGTCACACCCATCAACAAAAAGtcgccatcatcatcaacatcttgGTCAATTCATGTAGTGATAACAGTAGCGTTAATCCTCATTATTTCACCATTGTTATTCTCTAAAtcacatcaccaccaccattctTCTGTGTCTATACAAGAGCCACATTCATTTATCAAAAACACATGTACTAATATAACTCTTTACCCTTCTCTCTGTTTACACAcattctcttcttcttcttcttcgatTCTTGATCTCCAAGAAGATTCTGATAATACATCAACAAGATTGGTACTACTTCTGCATTTCTCCATTAACAAAACCATCAATAGCGTTACAAGATCACGTTCAAGATTGATAAATTCGTCTGCTTTTTCTTCTAATTCGAATTCTTGGGTTGATAACTGTATCGAATTGCTTGATCAGACATTATATGAACTTCAAGAATCCATTAAACGCTTGTTATCGATATACCCACCACCGTATGCCGCCATCAAGAACCTACTCAGTGCTGCCATGACTAACGAAAACACCTGCATTGAAGGATTCTCTTCTTCTTCGTATCGGTATTCGAGTCATGATCATCAACAACAGAAACAAAGTAGTACTGGTGGGCATCGTCTTGGCCTTCGTTATTTGCAGAAATCTTTAACACCCATAATGCGAATGATCAGCAACTCTTTGGCCATAGTCAACTACATCGAGCAACAGCAACAACGACACATTTCAACGACCCGCCTTCTTCTCTCCAATGGCAATGTGGGTATTGGTCTGAATAATCATGTACCGTCTTGGATGTCTTATGCTGACCATAGGAGACTAATGCAGATTCCACGTCCACGCCCCACAGTTGTCGTGGCCATGGATGGGTCTGGTAATTTCACTACCATCACTGCTGCTGTTTCAGCCGCCCCTAACCGAACAACCCCTGGTAACAGATTCGTCATTCTTATTAAAGCCGGCATCTACAATGAGAATCTTGTCATTCCCAGAAATAAGGTTAACATCATGCTTGTTGGACAAGGGATGAACTCTACTATTCTCACCGGTTCCAGAAACTTTGTTGATGGCTATACCACCTTCACTTCTGCCACACTAA CTGTTATTGGGAATAACTTTATGGCAAGGGACCTAACAATCATCAACACCTCTGGGCCTGAGAAGCGTCAGGCAGTAGCCGTTAGGGTCACATCAGACGCAGCCTTCTATCATTGTCAATTTATCTCCAACCAGGATACTCTCTATGCTCACTCTCTCAGTCAGCTATATCGTGAGTGTGCCATCCATGGCACGGTTGATTTCATATTTGGCAATGCAGCAGCTATCTTTCATAGATGTCTTATACTTGTGCGCAAGCCAATCCTTGGTCAGAGAAATGTTATCACCGCACAAGGAAGATTAGACCCGAACCAAAACACAGGGATATCACTAGAGTACTGCACCATcatggcttcaccagaattctCGATTGCTGATAGGGCTAATTTCTCAACATTTCTTGGTAGGCCATGGAGAAATTATTCCAGGACCATCGTCATGAGGAGCTATCTAGGGGACATTATAGATCCCCAAGGCTGGTGTGCATGGGATAAATACAGCAACCTCAATACCATTGATTACATTGAATATATGAACTTTGGCCCTGGTGCGGATACAAAGAAGCGGGTGCAATGGGCAGGGTATCACAGCAATTCAAGTAGAGATGTTGATAAGTTCTCAATACAATCGTTTTTACCTGAAGCAAATGAATGGTTAAGGTCCACAAACTTACCCCTTTGTAGTGGTCTTTATGCTAAAGACTGTAAAACAGGAGGCAACTCTGCAGAAGTTGAATGA
- the LOC122589458 gene encoding uncharacterized protein LOC122589458 — MALTNLILTVAGVSAVILLMRSDVKQSASIFKRNVRQIRHWLEEESATAAKEMEKAKPKELPKKDIPKDN; from the exons ATGGCGTTAACGAACTTGATATTAACAGTTGCGGGAGTGAGCGCGGTGATACTACTGATGAGAAGCGATGTTAAACAATCGGCTTCTATCTTCAAACGGAACGTCCGACAAATTCGTCACTGGCTTGAAGAAGAATCTGCTACTGCTGCTAA GGAAATGGAGAAGGCAAAACCCAAGGAATTACCGAAGAAAGATATCCCCAAGGATAATTAA